The segment GCATCAGTCACTACGGGAACTGTATCGGCGTGCCGACGGTCGCGGGGAGCGTCGACTTCCACGGCGACTACGAGGGGAACCCGCTCGTGAACGTCGCCTGCGTCGGCCTCACCGACGACGAGCGATTGATCACTGCGATCGCGCAGGAACCGGGGAACGAGTTGCTGCTCGTCGGGAACGCGACCGGCCGGGACGGACTCGGTGGCGCGTCGTTCGCGAGCGAGGACCTGAGCGAGGACGCGGAGACCGAGGACCGCCCCGCCGTCCAGGTCGGCGACCCCTATTCGGAGAAGCTCCTGATCGAGACGAACGAGGTGCTCGTCGAGGAGAACCTCGTCGAGTCCGCGCGCGACCTGGGCGCGGCCGGCCTCGGCGGTGCGTCCAGCGAACTCGTCGCGAAGGGCGGCCTCGGTGCGAACGTCCGCCTCGAGGACGTCCACCAGCGCGAGCCGGACATGAACGCGCTCGAGATCCTGCTCGCGGAATCCCAGGAGCGCATGGTGTACGAGGTCCAGCCGGAGAACGTCGAGCGCGTGCGCGAGGTCTGCGAGCGCTTCGACGTCGGCTGTTCGGTCATCGGGGAGGTCACCGACGAGAACTACGTCGCGACGTTCCAGGGCGAGACCGTGGTCGACGTGGACGCCCACTTCCTCGGCGAGGGCGCGCCGATGAACGACCTGGAGTGGACGGAACCGACTCAGCCCGAGCGCGACCTGCCGACGGTCGACCTCCCGGAAGCTTTCGAGGCGGTCGTTTCGTCCCCGAACACCGCGAGCAAGCGCTGGGTGTACCGCCAGTACGACCACGAGGTCGGCGTGCGGACGAGCCTGCGGCCGGGCGACGACGCGGGCATCGTCGCGGTCCGGGAGGCGGGCGTCGGCGTCGCGATCTCCTCGGGTGCGGCGCCGAACTGGACGAGCGTCGCGCCGTACGAGGGCGCGCGCGCGGTGGCGCTGGAGAACGCGACGAACCTCGCCGCGAAGGGGACGCGGCCGCTCGCCGCGGTCGACTGCCTGAACGGCGGGAACCCGGAGAAGCCCGACGTCTACGGCGGCTTCAAGGGCATCGTCGACGGGCTCGCGGACATGTGCGCGGACCTGGACGTCCCGGTGGTCGGTGGGAACGTCTCGCTGTACAACGACTCGCCGACGGGGCCGATTCCGCCGACGCCGACGCTCGCGATGGTCGGCACGAAGCCCGGCTACGACGCGCCGACGATGGCGGCGAGCGCAGAGGGCGAACTCCTGCTCGTCGGCGACCGCGTGCTCGCGGAGGCGGACGCGACCGCTCGCCTCGGCGGGAGCGAGTACCTGAACCAGCAGGGCGGTAGCGACCGGTTCCCGGACGTCCCCCCGCAGGCGAGTGCGTTCGTGCAGTTGCTCGCTGCGGTGGCACGCGAGGACCACGTGGAGGCGACCCACGACGTGAGCGACGGCGGGCTCGCGGTCGCGCTCGCCGAGATGGTGCACGAGGACGCCGGCATCCGGGCGACCGTGCCCGAGCAGGGCGGGCTCTCGGAGGTCGGCGAACAGGTCGGGTGGCTGTTCCACGAGCAGACGGGGCGTGCGCTCGTGCAGACGACCGACCCCGAGCGCGTTCGCGAGGCGTTCGCGGGCGTCGCACCGGTCGTCCGCGTCGGCGAGGGCCAGCGCGACCCGACGCTCGACGTCTCGATGTCCTGGACGGACCTGTCGTACGACGTCGACGAGATCGCAGCGCTGCGCGCGACGATCGAGCGCGAACTCGACTGACGCGGTCGCGACGCGGCCGCTGCCAGGGGCGAGGGCCGAGCTGGCCCCGTCAACTACTTGACGGAGAAGTTTGAACTACGAGTCGATGCGTTCCACCGCGGGGGGAGAGGATGCCTAACGAACCGACGGTACTCATCGTCGAGGACGAACCCGACCTCGCGAACCTGTACGCCGCGTGGCTCCGGGAGGCCTGCGACGTCGAGACCGCCTACAACGGCAGTCAAGCGCTGGAGGCGATCGACGAGACCGTCGACATCGTCCTGCTGGACCGGCGGATGCCGGGCCTGTCCGGCGACGAGGTCCTGTCGACGATCCGGGATCGCGACCTGGAGACGCGCGTGGCGATGGTGACCGCGGTCGAGCCGGACTTCGACATCATCGAGATGGGGTTCGACGACTACCTCGTCAAGCCCGTGTCGAAGGACGACCTGTTGTCGACGGTCGACCAGTTGCTCCTCCGGTCGACGTACGACGAGCAGCTCCAGGAGTTCTTCGCGCTCGCGTCGAAGAAGGCGCTACTGGACTCCCAGAAGACGGAAGCGGAGCTGCGTGCGAGCGAGGAGTACCGTCGCCTGGAGGATCGACTCGCGGTGATGCGGTCGAAGGTCGACGACACGATCAGCGAGCTCTCGAATCACGACGCCTACCAGCGCGTCGTCCGGGACATCTCGCGGAAGACCTGACGGCTATCGACTCCGTCTCGTGGCGGTCGGCTAGAGTCGTTCCCCGGTGGAGGGTCGGGCCGACCGCAGTTCGCAATACGTTTGGTTCTTGGTAACGTGTGTCTATGTATGCCGTCGAGTCGGCGCGCCGTCACGGTCGGGCTGGGGATCGCACTCGCGGGCTGTGCGAGCTTCGGTCGCGCCACCGACCGGGCGGCGAGCGAGTCCACAACTCGACCGGCGACGGCCAGCGACCGGTCGCGTCGACGGTCCGGGAGCAACGAGCCGCCGGAGTGGTGGCGGTCACCGCCCGACCTCGTAGTCGTCAACGACGGGCCGGGCAGCGCGACCGCGTACCTCGCGGTCTTCGGCCCGCACCGGGTCCTGCCGCGCTTCCGCGAGACGGTGTCGCTGCGAGCGGCGGTCGCGGGACAGCCCGCGGCGCGGTGGTCCTTCGAGGACGTGGACCTCGCAAGCGCTCGCGGCGTGCTGAGCGTCGAGACCGCAGACGGGCGCGAAGGGCGAACGAACTGGCACGGCGGAGGGCCGCGAGACGGCATCGGCGTCCACCTGCATACCGCTGGCGTCGACTTCGTCTCCCTCGCCCGATGAACGCGTCGCGGGCGGGCCCTAACGGAGCCGGGTACTGGCTCGTCACTCGCGGTCGACGGTGAACGTCGGCGCGCCCGTCAGCGAGAACCGCGTGCCGCCTGGATCGCCCGTCGTCACGTCCACCGACCAGCCGTGCGCTTGCGCCACCTGGCGAGCGACTGGGAGGCCGAGCCCGATCCCGGCGTCGCTCGACCCCTGCGGTTCGAAGACGCGATCGAACTCCGTCTCCGGGATCTCCTCGGCGTCGTCGAGGATGTAGAATCCCGTCGGTCGACCTTCGGGACCGCGCTCGGGGCCGATACGGACGGTCGCGCCCCCGCCGTTCGCGCGACTGTGGATGTCGTTGAAGAACGTCTCCAGCATGTGCACGAACCGATCGCGGTCCGCGCGCAGCGACCCCTGGAACTCGAGGTACACCGTCATGTCGTCCGCGAGCGATCCGTCGAGCGCGTCCGCGAGCGCGTCCTCGAACCCGACTGACTCCCGCGACCCGAGCGTCGCGGAGTCCTTCGCGAACTCGAGGATGTCGTCGACGAGCGCCTCGGCGCGCGACAGCGTCTCCGCGGGCGCCGCCTCCGAGGTCGCCGAGACCGCCGCCAGGTCGTCGGCGGCCGTCTCCAGGTGCTCCTGGAGGTCCTCGGAGAGGATGTCCGCGACCGCGCCGAGTCGCTCGCGTTGCTCCTCGAGACTCTTCCGACGTTCGGCGAGCATCTGCTCGCGGTCCATCCGATCGAGTGCCGCGGTCGTGTTCTCCGCGAGCAGACTGACGAGCTCCAGGTCCGTCTCGTCGAACGCGTCCGCCTCGAGCGCGCCCGTCATCACGACGCCGTGCGGGCCGAGCGGCGCGATGATCTCCGCGTGCAGCGGCGTGTCGTCGTTGAACCGCCGCTCGTGCTCGTGGACGTCCTCGAACAGTCTCGGTTCGCCGTCGCGATACACCTCCCAGATGAGGCCGTCGCCCTCCGGGAACTGCGGGAGCCCGCCGAGTTCCTCGTGCGCGCCCGCCGTCGCCGCGATCGGGTCCATGACGCCGCGTTCGTCGTCGAGGAGCCACACGCCCGAGATCGGGAGGCCGAGCAGTTTGCCGGTGGCGTGGGTCGCGACCGAGCAGATCTCGGGTGCGTCCTCGGCCTGGAACAGCCAGCGCGTGACGTCGTGGAGCCGCTCGACGACGCGCTCGTACTCGCGCTGGTCGGTGACGTCCCGGACGACGCCCGCGACGCGAACGCGACTCTCGTCCAGGGGGACCATGCGGACCTCGCCGATTCGTTGTTCGCCGTGCTCGGGCTCGAACGCG is part of the Halorubellus sp. JP-L1 genome and harbors:
- the purL gene encoding phosphoribosylformylglycinamidine synthase subunit PurL; translation: MSLADSDRELVEEELGRAATPAEAALFENLWSEHCAYRSSRPLLSAFDSEGDQVVVGPGDDAAVVALPDPDGEGYSDTYVTLGIESHNHPSYVDPFDGAATGVGGIVRDTMSMGAYPIALADSLYFGDFDAEHSKYLFEGVVEGISHYGNCIGVPTVAGSVDFHGDYEGNPLVNVACVGLTDDERLITAIAQEPGNELLLVGNATGRDGLGGASFASEDLSEDAETEDRPAVQVGDPYSEKLLIETNEVLVEENLVESARDLGAAGLGGASSELVAKGGLGANVRLEDVHQREPDMNALEILLAESQERMVYEVQPENVERVREVCERFDVGCSVIGEVTDENYVATFQGETVVDVDAHFLGEGAPMNDLEWTEPTQPERDLPTVDLPEAFEAVVSSPNTASKRWVYRQYDHEVGVRTSLRPGDDAGIVAVREAGVGVAISSGAAPNWTSVAPYEGARAVALENATNLAAKGTRPLAAVDCLNGGNPEKPDVYGGFKGIVDGLADMCADLDVPVVGGNVSLYNDSPTGPIPPTPTLAMVGTKPGYDAPTMAASAEGELLLVGDRVLAEADATARLGGSEYLNQQGGSDRFPDVPPQASAFVQLLAAVAREDHVEATHDVSDGGLAVALAEMVHEDAGIRATVPEQGGLSEVGEQVGWLFHEQTGRALVQTTDPERVREAFAGVAPVVRVGEGQRDPTLDVSMSWTDLSYDVDEIAALRATIERELD
- a CDS encoding HalX domain-containing protein, encoding MPNEPTVLIVEDEPDLANLYAAWLREACDVETAYNGSQALEAIDETVDIVLLDRRMPGLSGDEVLSTIRDRDLETRVAMVTAVEPDFDIIEMGFDDYLVKPVSKDDLLSTVDQLLLRSTYDEQLQEFFALASKKALLDSQKTEAELRASEEYRRLEDRLAVMRSKVDDTISELSNHDAYQRVVRDISRKT
- a CDS encoding PAS domain-containing protein; protein product: MSESPIPDPTEPVLDRVEDVFFALDTDWRFTYLNDRAESLLWRSREDLLGRVMWDEFPETVETQFPESFHEAMETGDPVAFDVYHKPLDTWFEARAYPGEHGLSVFMQDVTERRVQKRRLDEHARVVEAVNDGVIVVDGDNHVASVNRAIEDALSTDREHLVGEHVDRLHDIAAVDAQATTDLGQAIEAIRRGDTSFERFELAFEPEHGEQRIGEVRMVPLDESRVRVAGVVRDVTDQREYERVVERLHDVTRWLFQAEDAPEICSVATHATGKLLGLPISGVWLLDDERGVMDPIAATAGAHEELGGLPQFPEGDGLIWEVYRDGEPRLFEDVHEHERRFNDDTPLHAEIIAPLGPHGVVMTGALEADAFDETDLELVSLLAENTTAALDRMDREQMLAERRKSLEEQRERLGAVADILSEDLQEHLETAADDLAAVSATSEAAPAETLSRAEALVDDILEFAKDSATLGSRESVGFEDALADALDGSLADDMTVYLEFQGSLRADRDRFVHMLETFFNDIHSRANGGGATVRIGPERGPEGRPTGFYILDDAEEIPETEFDRVFEPQGSSDAGIGLGLPVARQVAQAHGWSVDVTTGDPGGTRFSLTGAPTFTVDRE